One Miscanthus floridulus cultivar M001 chromosome 11, ASM1932011v1, whole genome shotgun sequence DNA window includes the following coding sequences:
- the LOC136494775 gene encoding probable protein phosphatase 2C 42, with product MALAVPVTLKTTEEGENERLDYAVSAMQGHRENMEDAHAIVLNLDAATGTSFFGVYDGHGGPAVSKYCARHLHIELRRHERFRDNLQIAIERTFLRMDEMMKDRSAGRELSGYGGNDNWKAYRKAMRTSLFLPFCQKPAYPGPENDGCTACVVLIRGNQIIVGNAGDSRCVLSRNNLAIDLSNDFKPNLPAERQRIETAGHEVTFSERGNVHRIDDGIAISRSLGDLLYKDNNNLGPEQQAITAFPEVRTEEITQDDQFLIIACDGIWDCLTSQQAVDFIRIYLNADVGLAFICEALLGHCLAQPRGRDNMTVVLVRFKTPGSCQVRGRNALPRPINQAAAAQAAAEQAAAQRAAAEQAAAAQAAADRAAAARVPPPPAIRAATSTSAPSTPSFPGAPKTKSPESSKSSEL from the exons ATGGCACTTGCTGTACCTGTGACACTAAAGACTACTGAGGAGGGTGAGAATGAAAGACTTGATTACGCCGTGTCAGCTATGCAAGGACACCGTGAAAATATGGAGGATGCT CATGCAATTGTCTTAAATCTTGATGCTGCAACTGGCACATCATTCTTTGGTGTTTATGATGGCCATGGAG GACCTGCTGTTTCAAAGTATTGTGCGAGACACTTACACATTGAGCTTCGCAGACATGAAAGATTTCGTGATAATCTCCAAATTGCAATTGAGAGAACGTTCTTAAG GATGGATGAGATGATGAAAGACAGGAGCGCAGGGAGGGAATTATCTGGGTATGGTGGTAATGACAATTGGAAAGCATATAGAAAGGCTATGCGCACGAGTCTATTTCTACCCTTCTGTCAG AAGCCTGCCTATCCGGGGCCAGAAAATGATGGATGTACCGCGTGTGTGGTTCTCATTAGAGGCAACCAAATCATTGTGGGAAATGCTGGTGATTCTCGCTGTGTACTCTCAAGGAATAATCTG GCGATTGATCTATCCAACGACTTTAAACCAAACCTTCCAGCCGAAAGACAAAGAATAGAAACTGCAGGACATGAGGTAACTTTTAGTGAGAGAGGAAATGTGCATCGTATTGATGATGGAATTGCGATTTCAAGATCACTTG GTGACCTGCTGTACAAGGATAACAATAATTTAGGTCCCGAACAACAAGCAATTACTGCCTTTCCTGAAGTTCGCACT GAAGAGATAACTCAAGATGACCAGTTTCTTATCATAGCATGTGATGGAATCTG GGATTGCTTAACAAGCCAGCAAGCAGTTGATTTTATAAGGATATACTTAAATGCT GACGTAGGGCTGGCGTTCATCTGCGAGGCCCTCCTTGGACACTGCCTGGCACAACCTAGAGGGAGGGACAACATGACTGTCGTACTGGTTCGGTTCAAGACGCCAGGCTCTTGCCAAGTTAGGGGCCGCAACGCACTGCCACGGCCGATCAACCAAGCTGCCGCCGCCCAAGCTGCTGCGGAACAAGCTGCTGCGCAACGAGCTGCTGCGGAACAAGCTGCTGCCGCCCAAGCTGCTGCGGACCGAGCTGCTGCCGCCCGAGTGCCCCCACCCCCAGCAATCCGGGCGGCCACCAGTACTTCCGCACCGTCCACCCCCAGCTTCCCAGGCGCACCCAAGACCAAAAGCCCCGAGAGCTCCAAGAGTTCAGAGCTTTGA
- the LOC136493198 gene encoding magnesium transporter MRS2-C-like, which yields MLGAFLDTSLPPQPPAQPRTPAPATATASAMDHDHLKDRLLLPSSRAAATNGPHHRRATPAPGTGAGGPPCGGGAGGVSIDVNGLKRRGGERRSWVRVDAGTGAAEAVEVAKPALMRRLDLPARDLRLLDPLFVYPSAILGRERAVVCNLERLRCIITADEALVLREPDAAAEEAVRRYVDELQRRLVDRADDLPFEFIALEVALEAACSFLDSQAIELEAEAYPLLDELTAKISTLNLERVRRLKSKLVALTRRVQKVRDEIEQLMDDDGDMAEMYLTEKKMRMEASMLDDEDLQGIGNSHNGFDSSLSAPVSPVSTHPATRRLEKEFSFARSRHSSFKSSDSSQYNIDELEMLLEAYFVVIDYTLSKLTSLKEYIDDTEDFINIQLDNVRNQLIQFELLLTTATFVVAIFGVVSGVFGMNFEVPLFSVPHAFEWTLAITGVCGAVIFCCFLWYFKKRRFFPL from the exons ATGCTCGGCGCCTTCCTTGACACATCACTACCGCCCCAGCCCCCAGCGCAGCCGCGGACGCCTgcccccgccaccgccaccgccagcgCCATGGACCACGACCACCTCAAGGACCGCCTCCTCCTCCCGTCCTCCCGCGCCGCGGCGACGAACGGACCCCACCACCGCCGCGCCACGCCCGCGCCGGGCACTGGCGCTGGAGGCCCACCATGTGGCGGCGGAGCCGGCGGCGTGTCCATCGACGTCAACGGCCTGAAGCGGCGCGGCGGCGAGAGGCGCTCGTGGGTGCGCGTGGACGCGGGGACGGGCGCCGCGGAGGCGGTCGAGGTCGCCAAGCCGGCGCTGATGCGGCGGCTGGACCTGCCCGCGCGGGACCTCCGCCTCCTCGACCCGCTCTTCGTCTACCCGTCCGCCATCCTCGGCCGCGAGCGCGCCGTCGTCTGCAACCTCGAGCGGCTGCGGTGCATCATCACCGCTGACGAGGCGCTCGTCCTGCGCGAACCCGACGCCGCAGCGGAGGAGGCGGTGCGGAGGTACGTCGACGAGCTGCAGCGACGCCTCGTCGACCGCGCCGACGACCTGCCTTTCGAGTTCATCGCGCTGGAGGTCGCGCTCGAGGCCGCTTGCTCCTTCCTGGACTCGCAG GCTATTGAATTAGAGGCTGAAGCTTACCCATTACTAGATGAGCTGACAGCAAAAATTAGTACCCTCAACTTGGAACGAGTTCGACGCCTAAAGAGCAAGCTGGTTGCATTGACAAGGAGAGTCCAGAAG GTCAGAGATGAGATAGAGCAGCTGATGGATGACGATGGTGATATGGCTGAAATGTATCTCActgagaagaagatgaggatggaaGCATCAATGTTAGATGACGAGGACCTTCAGGGAATTGGCAATAGTCATAATGGGTTTGAttcatctctgtcagctccaGTTTCACCAGTTTCCACACACCCTGCAACTCGGAGGCTTGAGAAGGAATTCAGTTTTGCCAGAAGCAGGCACAGCAGCTTCAAGAGCTCAGATAGCAGCCAGTACAATATAGACGAACTGGAAATGTTGTTGGAGGCCTACTTTGTTGTTATCGACTACACCCTCAGCAAGTTGACTTCG TTAAAAGAGTATATTGATGATACAGAAGACTTCATCAACATACAGCTG GATAACGTCCGGAACCAACTGATCCAATTCGAGCTGCTCCTGACCACGGCCACATTCGTGGTGGCCATCTTCGGGGTGGTCTCGGGGGTTTTCGGCATGAACTTCGAGGTCCCTCTTTTCTCGGTGCCCCACGCGTTCGAGTGGACACTTGCCATAACGGGCGTCTGCGGCGCCGTCATATTCTGCTGCTTCCTCTGGTACTTCAAGAAGAGGAGGTTTTTCCCCTTGTAG
- the LOC136493197 gene encoding large ribosomal subunit protein uL23-like isoform X2 has protein sequence MAPKAAPAKKGDAKTQALKVAKAVKSGSAKKKTKKIRTSVTFHRPKTLKKARDPKYPRISTTGRNKLDQYQILKYPLTTESAMKKIEDNNTLVFIVDLKADKKKIKAAVKKMYDIQAKKVNTLIRPDGKKKAYVKLTPDYDALDVANKIGII, from the exons ATGGCTCCTAAAG CTGCTCCTGCCAAGAAGGGTGATGCCAAGACCCAGGCCTTGAAGGTTGCCAAGGCTGTGAAGTCTGGGTCTGCCAAAAAGAAGACCAAGAAGATCCGCACGTCCGTTACATTTCACCGCCCCAAGACCCTGAAGAAGGCTAGGGACCCGAAGTACCCAAGAATCAGCACTACTGGAAGGAACAAGCTTGATCAGTACCAAATCCTCAAGTACCCCCTCACCACAGAATCAGCGATGAAGAAGATTGAAGATAACAACACTTTGGTCTTCATTGTCGACCTCAAGGCagacaagaagaagatcaaggccgcTGTCAAGAAGATGTATGACATTCAGGCAAAGAAGGTCAACACCCTGATCAG GcctgatggcaagaagaaggctTACGTGAAGCTGACGCCCGACTATGATGCTCTTGATGTGGCCAACAAAATCGGCATCATCTAA
- the LOC136493197 gene encoding large ribosomal subunit protein uL23-like isoform X1, giving the protein MSGEFQEAEMAPKAAPAKKGDAKTQALKVAKAVKSGSAKKKTKKIRTSVTFHRPKTLKKARDPKYPRISTTGRNKLDQYQILKYPLTTESAMKKIEDNNTLVFIVDLKADKKKIKAAVKKMYDIQAKKVNTLIRPDGKKKAYVKLTPDYDALDVANKIGII; this is encoded by the exons AT GTCAGGAGAGTTTCAAGAAGCTGAAATGGCTCCTAAAG CTGCTCCTGCCAAGAAGGGTGATGCCAAGACCCAGGCCTTGAAGGTTGCCAAGGCTGTGAAGTCTGGGTCTGCCAAAAAGAAGACCAAGAAGATCCGCACGTCCGTTACATTTCACCGCCCCAAGACCCTGAAGAAGGCTAGGGACCCGAAGTACCCAAGAATCAGCACTACTGGAAGGAACAAGCTTGATCAGTACCAAATCCTCAAGTACCCCCTCACCACAGAATCAGCGATGAAGAAGATTGAAGATAACAACACTTTGGTCTTCATTGTCGACCTCAAGGCagacaagaagaagatcaaggccgcTGTCAAGAAGATGTATGACATTCAGGCAAAGAAGGTCAACACCCTGATCAG GcctgatggcaagaagaaggctTACGTGAAGCTGACGCCCGACTATGATGCTCTTGATGTGGCCAACAAAATCGGCATCATCTAA